A single region of the Enterobacter cloacae complex sp. R_G8 genome encodes:
- a CDS encoding HNH endonuclease domain-containing protein, which translates to MEFYQADPTLENYWRGVILFGRNVASYKFALASALYEVDKTGRDLITLDQLAVPFSRYLCEHLKHAPKQITSRSSQFLETCLKFNRGEITHAQLIEVTVRLGFNNVIDAFHYVNQGEIDKRFFLDERKTHNGIRLTDNFFLLGERLQYKNLAFETNARWNLVEQAWSMGISRNLVGVEFDEDNQLLFTRVNARRVDITSCRDSLNGYQKGRCFYCFKPISLVPGDAELADVDHFIPWAARHEVSNINGVWNLVLACRCCNRGVEGKSARIPELRLLQRLHTRNEYFIQSKLPLHETIVLQTGQRPEARKSFLQRNWQAALGKLIHTWKPNAEGEATF; encoded by the coding sequence ATGGAATTTTATCAGGCCGATCCGACGCTTGAGAACTACTGGCGTGGTGTGATCCTCTTTGGAAGGAACGTCGCATCTTACAAGTTCGCGCTGGCATCAGCGTTGTATGAAGTAGATAAGACGGGCAGAGATTTGATTACGCTCGACCAGCTTGCCGTGCCGTTCAGCCGCTATCTTTGCGAGCACCTGAAGCATGCACCAAAACAGATCACCTCCCGCAGCAGTCAATTTCTGGAAACCTGCCTGAAGTTCAACAGAGGTGAAATCACCCACGCTCAGCTCATTGAAGTGACGGTGCGCCTTGGCTTTAACAACGTGATTGATGCCTTTCACTACGTGAACCAGGGTGAGATCGATAAACGTTTTTTCCTCGATGAGCGCAAAACCCACAACGGGATCCGCCTGACGGACAACTTCTTTTTACTGGGCGAACGCCTGCAGTATAAAAACCTCGCCTTTGAAACCAATGCCCGCTGGAACCTGGTAGAACAGGCCTGGTCGATGGGGATTTCACGTAACCTTGTGGGCGTGGAGTTTGACGAAGATAATCAGCTGTTGTTCACGAGGGTGAATGCGCGTCGCGTAGACATCACCAGCTGTCGCGACAGTCTGAATGGATACCAGAAAGGACGGTGTTTTTACTGCTTTAAACCCATCAGCCTGGTACCGGGAGACGCAGAACTGGCGGATGTTGACCACTTTATTCCCTGGGCTGCCCGCCATGAAGTGAGCAATATTAACGGCGTATGGAACTTAGTGCTGGCCTGTCGATGTTGTAACCGTGGCGTTGAAGGCAAGTCGGCACGCATTCCCGAGCTCAGGCTCCTGCAGCGGTTACACACCCGCAATGAGTATTTTATTCAGAGCAAACTGCCGTTACATGAGACGATTGTTCTACAGACAGGGCAACGTCCTGAAGCACGGAAAAGCTTTCTTCAGCGTAACTGGCAGGCCGCGCTGGGCAAACTTATCCATACCTGGAAACCCAACGCGGAAGGCGAGGCAACGTTTTAA
- a CDS encoding bifunctional 2-polyprenyl-6-hydroxyphenol methylase/3-demethylubiquinol 3-O-methyltransferase UbiG encodes MTLHYYQNHAQDFFDGTVNVDMTPLYEAFTQHLPNGARVLDAGCGSGRDAKAFHEMGYQVDAFDASFAMVELARQHTGLPVQLMTFSEIDGKAQYDGIWCCASLLHVPSSELPAVMQKLADALKPGGVWYVSFKYGKGERVQGERRFTDLDEEGLQELLKAVPGIGIVSLWETKDNRPDRDETWLNGILRKNAA; translated from the coding sequence ATGACACTTCACTACTATCAGAACCACGCGCAGGATTTCTTCGATGGCACGGTCAATGTTGATATGACCCCGCTATACGAAGCTTTTACCCAACATCTGCCTAACGGTGCCCGTGTTCTGGATGCGGGCTGCGGTTCAGGACGGGATGCAAAAGCCTTTCATGAGATGGGTTATCAGGTGGATGCTTTTGATGCCTCTTTCGCGATGGTGGAGCTGGCAAGGCAACATACCGGGTTACCCGTGCAGCTGATGACATTTTCAGAGATCGACGGTAAGGCGCAGTACGATGGGATCTGGTGTTGTGCCTCTTTGTTGCATGTCCCCTCTTCTGAGTTGCCTGCTGTGATGCAGAAACTTGCGGATGCGCTTAAGCCTGGCGGCGTCTGGTACGTGTCCTTTAAGTATGGCAAAGGTGAGCGGGTGCAGGGTGAAAGACGGTTTACGGATCTGGATGAAGAGGGGTTGCAGGAGTTGCTGAAGGCGGTACCGGGGATAGGGATCGTTTCGCTGTGGGAGACTAAGGATAACCGCCCGGACAGAGATGAGACATGGCTGAATGGGATATTACGAAAAAACGCCGCTTGA